CACCACACCCGGGCCGCCTCCATCTTGCCTTCGCGGATGATGGCTCGCTGGCGTCTGGCGATGCCTTTCAACGAGACGATGCGCACCATAGCGGATATTCTAGACACATGGACAATACCATCCAAACAGGAAAACCCGGTGGACACACGATCAGATCGCCGATCACTTCGTGTGGATACCGAAGGATGGGCGCAGGGTTCTGGTTGGAGGAGGAGGGGGAGACCGCCTGCAAGGCGCTCATCGCCGAATGCTGCGACCACTACGGCTTTCGGCTGTTGGCTTTGGAGACGGATATCGATCATGTTCATTGCTTCGTGTCGCTCCGCCCCGATGGGCTCCGGCAACCATCGTGGGCCTGCTCAAGGGCGACACCTCCCGTAAGCTGCGGGAGCGATTCCCAAAGCTCAAGCACCTCTGTGTGGCCAGGAACAGCTCTGGACGCAAGCATACGATGTGGGAACGGAGATAAAGTCAATTCTGGGCGTGCCTCTGCTGAGAATTGTTTTCGAGAACGATTTCCAGCAACCAGGGAGGGCACGCCAGAAGGATACGAGAAAGACAGGGGCCGAGCAATCGGAAATGGGGCTGTCGCTGGAGGAACTGATCCGGCGCGGCGCACGGGAATTGATCCAGAAAGCGATCGAGGTCGAGGTGCAGGAACTGTTGGCCGAGTACGGCAACGTCAAGGTGGTGGGCGGACGGCGCGCGGTCGTGCGCAACGGGTATTTGCCCGAGCGCCAGGTGCTGACGGCGATCGGCCCGGTTGCGGTGCGGGTGCCGAAGGTGCGTGATCTGCCGACCTGCACGAGATCTGGATGGCGCCGACACTCTTTAAGCTCGTCCAGGAAGCGGAAAAGTCATGGTGTCGCATTCGCGGTGTGGAACGCATCGATGAGCTGCTCGCCGGCACCGTCTTCAGGGACGGCGTCTCAGCACCCACCGATGACACCGAACAGCAGCGGCTCGCCGCTGATCAACCCACGTCGGCAGCACCACGTAAAAAAGCGCGGCCAGAGGCGCCGTGACGGCCAGAACGCCAACAGAAACCGTGCCCGATTCAATTCCATCTCCATCTTTTTTCAAGGTCGCTTTCTCATGGCAGCCAGTTCCGCGGCGAGCGCGGAGAGCGGCACCGCCTCCACCCCCCCGGCGAGGGGAAAGCGCTCGGTGCCCGGGTAAACGACGAATCGGCGCTTCGGCCGAACGTCGGAGCAGGCCTCGTAGAACCCTCGCGTGGCTACCGGCGCGCTGCTACGCTTGACCTCTACCGCCCAGCGAACACCACGGGGAAGTTCCAGCAAAAGATCAATCTCCGCCCCGCCGCTCGTGCGGTAGTAATACGCCTGTGTACCCTCGGGCGCGACAACCAGCAGGTTCTCGATGACGAACCCTTCCCAGCTCGCCCCAACGACAGGATGCTCAAGCAGGCCATCGAGGGCTTCGATGCCGAGCAGCGCATGCACGAGCCCGCAGTCGCGCACGTACAGGCGGGGCGACTTCACGAGCCGCTTGCCGATGTTCGCGTGCCAGGGCGGCAGGCGGCGGGCAAGGAACAAGTCCACCAGGAGATCCACGTAGCGGTTGACGGTACGGGTATCGAGCCCCAGGTTGCGTGCCAGTTCGGAAGCGTTGTAGGGGTTGCCCTGCCGGTGGGCGAGCATTACCCAGAAGCGGCGCAGGGTCTCGGAGGGCAGCCTCGGTCCGAATTGTGGAATGTCACGTTCCAGATACGTGCGGATGAAGTCCTCGCGCCAGCGCAGGCTGCGCTCGTCGCTCGGAGCGAGCACGCTTTCCGGAAATCCGCCGCGCAACCATAAGCGGTCGGGCGGGATGGCGGCGGCCTCGAGCAGATCGAGCGGCGCCAACTCGAGGAAGCGGACCCGACCCGCGAGCGACTCGCCTGCCTGCCGCAAGAGGCTCAGCGACGCCGATCCGAGCAGCAGGTAGCGTCCGGCCCGCAGGCCCCGCCGCCGCGCCCGGTCAATCAGGCCGCGCAGCGGGGGGAACAGGCCGGGGGTACGGTGTACT
The nucleotide sequence above comes from Pelomicrobium methylotrophicum. Encoded proteins:
- a CDS encoding transposase, with protein sequence MADHFVWIPKDGRRVLVGGGGGDRLQGAHRRMLRPLRLSAVGFGDGYRSCSLLRVAPPRWAPATIVGLLKGDTSRKLRERFPKLKHLCVARNSSGRKHTMWERR
- a CDS encoding ATP-binding protein; protein product: MIDRRLLPEVLAALDEAPAACLLGARQVGKTTLALAIARKRDALYLDLESPRDRARLDDPEGYLERHLDKLVILDEVHRTPGLFPPLRGLIDRARRRGLRAGRYLLLGSASLSLLRQAGESLAGRVRFLELAPLDLLEAAAIPPDRLWLRGGFPESVLAPSDERSLRWREDFIRTYLERDIPQFGPRLPSETLRRFWVMLAHRQGNPYNASELARNLGLDTRTVNRYVDLLVDLFLARRLPPWHANIGKRLVKSPRLYVRDCGLVHALLGIEALDGLLEHPVVGASWEGFVIENLLVVAPEGTQAYYYRTSGGAEIDLLLELPRGVRWAVEVKRSSAPVATRGFYEACSDVRPKRRFVVYPGTERFPLAGGVEAVPLSALAAELAAMRKRP